The following proteins come from a genomic window of Streptomyces liliiviolaceus:
- a CDS encoding MFS transporter has translation MSKSPPERPGGESRPGGESLPRGLSTPSTATGRSPDREVPAATPTPVPTPALAAAPAPAPDPKRWWALAVIALAQLMVILDGTIVNIALPSAQHALGMSDGDRQWVITAYTLAFGGLLLLGGRIADLVGRKRTFVIGLAGFAAASALGGAAAGPGMLFAARALQGAFAALLAPSALSLLTTTFTDPKERARAFGVYGALAGGGSAVGLIVGGLLTEYLNWRWSLYVNVPIALAALLGAPAFLRDRTGRRDGRLDVPGALLGCGGLVALVYGFSEAEPRGWADPSVLTLLVAGVILLAAFVWWQSRAASPLLPLRIVKDRVRAGSLATMGLATVGMFGVFLFLTYYLQVVLGYPPVRTGLAFVPISAGIVIGATQIAARLLPRTAPRVLMSSGMVLAAAGMVLLSSLTVHAQYVPRVLPALLLLGLGMGLTFMPVYATATAGVPAQDAGVASAVLNTVQQMGASLGTVLLNTIATGRYVHSHVHDPVHGGATLDEGMVHGFSVAYRCSAGVLLLAALVAGLTVRRKTPKHAGTDARA, from the coding sequence ATGAGCAAGAGTCCTCCCGAACGTCCCGGAGGGGAATCCCGTCCCGGAGGGGAATCCCTCCCCCGCGGCCTCTCCACCCCTTCCACGGCCACCGGCCGCTCTCCGGACCGCGAGGTTCCCGCCGCGACTCCGACTCCTGTGCCGACACCGGCATTGGCAGCGGCACCGGCACCGGCACCGGATCCGAAGCGCTGGTGGGCGCTGGCCGTCATCGCCCTCGCCCAGCTGATGGTGATCCTCGACGGCACCATCGTGAACATCGCGCTGCCCTCCGCCCAGCACGCTCTCGGCATGTCGGACGGCGACCGGCAGTGGGTGATCACCGCCTACACGCTGGCCTTCGGCGGGCTGCTGCTGCTCGGCGGCCGGATCGCCGATCTGGTGGGCCGCAAGCGCACCTTCGTCATCGGCCTGGCCGGGTTCGCCGCGGCCTCCGCACTGGGCGGCGCGGCGGCCGGTCCCGGGATGCTGTTCGCGGCGCGGGCCCTGCAAGGTGCGTTCGCGGCGCTCCTGGCGCCCTCGGCCCTGTCACTGCTGACGACGACGTTCACCGACCCCAAGGAGCGGGCCAGGGCGTTCGGGGTCTACGGTGCGCTGGCCGGCGGCGGCAGCGCGGTCGGCCTGATCGTGGGCGGTCTGCTGACCGAGTACCTGAACTGGCGCTGGTCCCTGTACGTCAACGTGCCCATCGCGCTGGCCGCCCTGCTCGGCGCACCGGCCTTCCTGCGCGACCGCACCGGCCGTCGGGACGGGCGCCTGGACGTGCCGGGCGCACTGCTGGGCTGCGGCGGGCTCGTCGCCCTCGTGTACGGGTTCAGCGAGGCTGAACCTCGCGGCTGGGCCGACCCGTCGGTCCTCACGCTGCTCGTGGCCGGCGTGATCCTGCTCGCCGCCTTCGTGTGGTGGCAGAGCCGCGCTGCGAGCCCGCTGCTGCCGCTGCGCATCGTCAAGGACCGTGTCCGGGCCGGATCGCTCGCGACGATGGGCCTGGCCACCGTCGGCATGTTCGGCGTCTTCCTGTTCCTGACGTACTACCTGCAGGTCGTCCTCGGCTACCCGCCGGTGCGGACGGGCCTGGCCTTCGTGCCGATCTCGGCCGGCATCGTCATCGGCGCCACCCAGATCGCGGCCCGCCTGCTGCCACGCACGGCACCGCGCGTCTTGATGTCGTCCGGCATGGTGCTGGCCGCCGCCGGAATGGTGCTGCTCAGCAGCCTGACCGTGCATGCGCAGTACGTCCCGCGCGTGCTGCCCGCCCTGCTGCTGCTCGGCCTGGGCATGGGCCTGACCTTCATGCCGGTCTACGCGACGGCCACGGCCGGCGTGCCCGCGCAGGACGCCGGTGTGGCCTCGGCCGTGCTCAACACCGTTCAGCAGATGGGCGCTTCGCTGGGCACCGTGCTGCTCAACACCATCGCCACCGGCCGTTACGTCCACTCGCACGTGCACGATCCGGTCCACGGCGGCGCGACCCTCGACGAAGGCATGGTGCACGGCTTCTCCGTCGCCTACCGGTGCTCGGCGGGCGTCCTGCTGCTCGCCGCCCTGGTGGCGGGCCTCACCGTACGGCGGAAGACGCCGAAGCATGCCGGAACCGACGCACGGGCCTGA
- a CDS encoding FBP domain-containing protein yields MKPLTEHDIRTSFVNCSKGEAKRLPLPKNLADLDHWDDLDFLGWFDLSAPDRKYLVVERADELVGLSLRSSSGNRGFLRRSLCSLCLTTHPGSGVSLMSAPKAGPAGRGGNSVGVYICADLDCSLYVRGRKKAAPGGRMEESLTVEQQIERLRGNLDAFVERVLN; encoded by the coding sequence ATGAAACCCCTGACCGAGCACGACATCCGTACCTCGTTCGTCAACTGCTCGAAGGGCGAGGCCAAACGCCTCCCCCTGCCCAAGAACCTGGCGGACCTCGACCACTGGGACGACCTGGACTTCCTGGGCTGGTTCGATCTGTCCGCGCCCGATCGCAAGTATCTCGTCGTCGAACGCGCCGATGAACTCGTCGGCCTGTCCCTGCGCTCCTCTTCCGGCAACCGCGGCTTCCTTCGCCGCAGCCTGTGCTCGCTGTGCCTGACCACGCATCCCGGCAGCGGTGTCTCCCTGATGAGCGCCCCCAAGGCAGGCCCGGCCGGCCGCGGAGGCAACTCGGTGGGCGTCTACATCTGCGCCGACCTGGACTGCTCGTTGTACGTACGCGGCAGGAAGAAGGCGGCGCCGGGCGGGCGGATGGAGGAGTCCCTCACCGTCGAGCAGCAGATCGAGCGGCTGCGCGGCAACCTCGACGCGTTCGTGGAGCGGGTCTTGAACTGA
- a CDS encoding peptidase inhibitor family I36 protein, with product MRKKAAATLATAAAMLGVIASATTASAEANPPGCPKGYFCAYSGPDQTGSLVLKTAGNWSGQVNFRSVFNNGYAFPGADHVDMTYWYEGDGTVTSCLHYNPGPGQYKWTAPYTEVVYSVRWRGEC from the coding sequence ATGCGCAAGAAGGCTGCGGCAACCCTCGCAACCGCCGCTGCGATGCTCGGTGTCATCGCCTCGGCCACCACCGCCTCCGCCGAAGCGAATCCGCCCGGATGCCCCAAGGGGTACTTCTGCGCTTACAGCGGGCCGGATCAGACCGGATCGCTGGTGCTCAAGACGGCAGGCAACTGGAGCGGCCAGGTGAACTTCCGGTCCGTCTTCAACAACGGATACGCGTTCCCGGGAGCCGACCACGTCGACATGACGTACTGGTACGAGGGGGATGGCACCGTCACCAGTTGTCTCCACTACAACCCCGGGCCCGGCCAGTACAAGTGGACCGCTCCCTACACGGAGGTCGTCTACAGCGTCCGCTGGCGAGGCGAGTGCTGA